Within Desulfobacter sp., the genomic segment GGATGGCGGCCATGTCGGCCTCGGTGCCGGAGCCCAGCATGCGGAACATTTCAACTCCCTGCATATGCCGGGCCACCTTCTGGGCGAGCTTGAGTTCGTATTCGTGGAAAAGCCCGGTGACCGGGCCGCAGGTGTTGAGCAGATCAATGACCTGCTTCCTTATCGATTCCGGGTTGGAGCCCAGCAGGGTGGGCCCCCCGGCCTGGAGAAAGTCGATGTATTCATTGCCGTCCAGGTCCTTGAGGTAGGGGCCGGCCGCCTGGGTGAAGACCAGGGGAAAGGGGACGTTAAAGGCCAGATTATGCTGGACCCCCCCGGGGATGAATTGTTTGGCCTCGTTTATTCTGATTTTTGATTTTTTGCAATTGGTGTCGAACCAATCCATATAGGCGTTCAGGGCCTCTTTTTTCAGCCGCCGGATGGGGCCGGCGGTGAGGGCGTTGAGGCGGGCCAGCACGGCCCGGGTATCATGATATTGGCGAATGGCATAGCCAGTTTCGGAGTTCATGGAATTTTCCTTTAAAAAGTTTTTGTACTGACCAGTCAGTTTTTTTTAAATCAAATTCAAAAGGCGGTGTCAAGGAAAAAAACTTGACCGAAACTGACCGGTCAGTATATGAACCTGTAGAGGAACCCTGCCGCACCCTGACACCAAGCTAAGAGGAGGTCTTCCATGTCCCATCATTTCATGGCCTATGACATCGGCACCACCGGGGCCAAAACCTGCCTGTTCCGTCTGGACAGGGAACTTGAGCTCATGGAATCTGAAGTGGTGGGGTATCCCCTGCTCACCACGGGAGACGGGGGGGCTGAGCAGCGGGCCGATGACTGGTGGGAGGCCCTTTGCCGGGGGACAAACCAGGTGCTGGCCCGGTCCGGGTGTGCAAAAGAGGATATCGCGGCGCTGTCTTTCTGCTGCCAGATGCAGGCCCTGATCCTGGTAGACAGGGAGGGCGCTCCCGTGAGGAACCCCATGGGATACATGGACGGACGGGCCACAGCGGTGTTCAGGGAAAAGTTCGCCTCGGGTTTCCCAAGGATCGAGAATCTTAACGCCTATAGATTGCTCAACGCCCTTTTTATTACGGGGGGGGCTGCAGGAACGGCCAAGGATCCCCTCTGGAAATACCACTGGGTCCGGGAAAATGAGCCTAAGGCCTTCGGACGGGCTTACAAGTGGCTGGACGTCAGGGATTATCTGGCCCTTCGCTGTACCGGCAATCTCGCCATGACCCGTGATTCCGCCCATCTCACCTTCCTTTATGGTACCCGGCCGGGGAAAGAGGGGTGGTCAAATCGGCTCTGCCGGATGTTTGATGTGGATCCGGGCCACCTGCCCCCGGTGCAAACGGCCACGGAACCGGCTGGGGGGCTTTGTGCGGCGGCGGCCCGGGATCTGGGACTGGCCAAGGGAACCCCTGTGTTCAACGGGGGAGGGGACGCCTCTCTCATCCCCCTTGGCAGCGGATGCACCGACCTCTACGATACCCACGCCTATGTCGGCACCTCGGGCTGGGTCAGTACCAACGTGGACCGGCGGATGGTGGATGTAAAGCATTTTATCGCCTCCATCTGCGGGGCCGTATCCGGATCCTATAATTATATTGCAGAAC encodes:
- a CDS encoding carbohydrate kinase, yielding MSHHFMAYDIGTTGAKTCLFRLDRELELMESEVVGYPLLTTGDGGAEQRADDWWEALCRGTNQVLARSGCAKEDIAALSFCCQMQALILVDREGAPVRNPMGYMDGRATAVFREKFASGFPRIENLNAYRLLNALFITGGAAGTAKDPLWKYHWVRENEPKAFGRAYKWLDVRDYLALRCTGNLAMTRDSAHLTFLYGTRPGKEGWSNRLCRMFDVDPGHLPPVQTATEPAGGLCAAAARDLGLAKGTPVFNGGGDASLIPLGSGCTDLYDTHAYVGTSGWVSTNVDRRMVDVKHFIASICGAVSGSYNYIAEQETSGLCLDWVRDHLALDAIGVYLENQSPKALDSDRLYDLMNEKVGEVDAGAGGLIFTPWLHGNRSPREDPHARGMFFNIGLNTGKRAMIRSVLEGIAYHKRWMLEAIERKVPRQESLRLVGGGAKSRVLCQILADVTDREIRVPEDSQNVGAAGAAIVCALGLNLITSVSQAKDLIRIPSSYTPDPMAAGVYDEMFRVFKQLYEKNKSLFRALNT